Genomic window (Candidatus Neomarinimicrobiota bacterium):
ATTTTTATAGTGAGCCAATCCTTTTTTCATAAATGCTCTATAATGGTTTGGATAAAGTTTAACGACTTCATTATAGGCATAAATTGCATTTTCATACTGACCTATATTTTGGAATGTATTCCCCAACGCATACAATGCTCTACCATGATATGCATCAAGTTTCAAGCAAGATTGATATGAGACAATCGCTTTGTCTAATTCTCGATTATGCACATGAGTGTTTCCGAGATTATACCAAGCATTGGCATAATTTGGATTTATCTCGATGGCTTTATTAAAGGATTCTATTGCCTGATTAAACCGACTGTCCGCATCATAGGTTACGCCCAAATTATTCATGGCTTCTGTATGGTTGGATTTCAATGAAATAGCTTTTTCGTAATGATGGACAGAAGATGTATAATCTTTTTTTCGGTAAAAACAATTTCCTAAATAATATTGACATTGTGCATTATGGGGTTGAAGAGCATAAGCTTCATTAAAATAATGAATAGCATTGTCAAATCGTTTGCCACGATAAGCAAATAAGCCTTTTTGAAACCAATCCATGGATTCCAATGCATCATGGCTTTCTTGGGTATTGGGACTTGGCAAAGATTCATCCAATAAACTATTTGTAATGGCAAATACATTAGACAATACATGAATGTCTGTGGTTTCTACATAAGCGATGGCATTGGGTTGTGATTTATTCATTATTTCTAACCCCTTTGTGTTTCCCCTGTGACAGGGGAAAAAGATCTAATTTTCAATTGAAATCCTTTTTTATCTCCCCTGCAATAGGGGAGAATTAAAGTGGGGTTATAATAGATAAATACACCAAATTTCATATGATGGAGCTTTGTTCTATATGTTGAATTTCTTGTTCAAGTTTCCGTTTCTTTTCTTCGAAATATTCATCCCAATCGTCCAGAAGAACAACTTGAATAAATGCTTGTGAATCTTTCAATTCTTTTAAATCAGATTTAACGATATTCAATTGTGATTTAAGCCTGACAATTTCCATCTGTATTTTTTTCATGTCTTGGCTCGTTGGTGAAGATACATTTATCTGTTTTTCGTTCTCTAATGATTCCCATATCTCCCGAACGCGATTTAAATCATTCTGGTTATAAGCCGATTTAAGCTCATGAAAAGCCGCACCCGCTTCGTCTTCTAAATCATCTTCCACCATATCCGGATGACAACATTTACTTGCTTTTCTGAAAAGGTCTTTTAATTCCGTCTGTTCATCGTCCGATAAGTTCCATTGAGACTCTATTTGCGCCGCATCAAATATTTTCTGATAATCATGGAATGCTTTTCCGGCTTTATCATAAGCATGTTTCCATTCAAAATCTGTATCAGCTTTTTTCTTTAATTTATCTTTCCGCAGGGTGAGTAATTGAATGATAAGTCGACCGCATTCCTGTTGATGGCGAATATTGAAATCGTGAATAAGCTTATCTAATTCAGTTTTTTCACTCTCTCTTTCCCCTAATTCTTCCCGAAGATATTCAATTTCTTTTAACCCGGATTTGATTTCAGGATTTTGCACATGAATAAGTGTGTCAGTATTCATTTTGATCGTTTAGTCGGATTAATATATAACTGCCACGAAGTCTCAAAGACACAAAGGATTATTAATTTATTCAAATTTTTTCTTCGACCCCTTGTGCCTTTGTTGCTATTTTAATTTCATTAACTCTTTTATGAATTTCAGGAAGATGTTTTACACCATTTTCATAATCTACCAATCGATTGATAAGATAAAATAAATACATACTTGTAAGCCAATTGGTGAATTCCTGTTTTGATCTCAAATGTTTTTTCATATTCAGCATCACCCAAGAAAAATGCTGCCATACATCCAGGCAGGATTCACATGAACGATCAATGCCAGTGCAACATCGTCTTGTTGTTTTGAAATCAGAATTATACGCTCGAAAATGGGGACTGTATGGATTCCCATTTTTCATTCGATCTGCATATTCCGGTAGATTTGTGCTGACGGTTGTGCATACATCATATCCCCATTGTTGACCATACAGTTCACCGGTGGAAATCACGTTAGTTAAATAGGATGATAAATAAATAAAATTCGGATAGCGCTGAATCACTTTATCAATTTCTTCTCTTACATTGTCAAATCCTTGACGATGATCCAAAGCACCACCCAGATTGTCTATATCACTGTAAAAATTAAACAACACTCTATTTCCATTCGCCACGCACTCATCCACCACCGATGCGATTTCGTGGGCATTTCCCGCAGAAACAGTATAATACCAAAAAGCTCGTGAATCATTTTTATAATTATCTAATGCAATGGAAAACAAATCACGCTTACCCTTATTTCGCAATTGTGAATCCGTTTCATGATTTCCCCAAATAGACACACCAATAGGCATATTTTCAAATCCATCTATTGGAATTGGAATGATGCCATTTGTAGATACATTCATTTTGAAATTGTCATAAATCTTTTTGAGTCTATCCAATCTTAAGCTGGGTTCACCCCCAACAATGGTCACAAAATTCGTCCCCCGTTCCAATTCTTTTTCAATAAATGAATCAAATTGGCTTTCGTCTGAAGGCGTTTTTACTTTATCCATTTCTTCAGAAAAATAATAACATCCCGCACATCGGATATTGCACTCGTCCGTTAAATCCAATGAGATAGATTTCATAGCTCCTGCTTGTCGAATCTCTTTATACAGCCGATTCAAAAACGGGTCTTGAAGGTAAGGTTTTAACGAATTCATTTAAAAACTTTCATAGACAGGATAACAGGATTTACAAGATGGTAAAAAAATATTCTTTTTATGTTTTTTCCTGTTCATCCAGTTAATTCCGTCAATTTATATATTGTTTCCCAGGCAATTTAT
Coding sequences:
- a CDS encoding tetratricopeptide repeat protein, encoding MNKSQPNAIAYVETTDIHVLSNVFAITNSLLDESLPSPNTQESHDALESMDWFQKGLFAYRGKRFDNAIHYFNEAYALQPHNAQCQYYLGNCFYRKKDYTSSVHHYEKAISLKSNHTEAMNNLGVTYDADSRFNQAIESFNKAIEINPNYANAWYNLGNTHVHNRELDKAIVSYQSCLKLDAYHGRALYALGNTFQNIGQYENAIYAYNEVVKLYPNHYRAFMKKGLAHYKNGEFEQALDSYKNATHIELKNAKPHYQLGQTFEKLNLKEKAIIAYNQAIELNEKHTKSYNCLGAIYEAKNQLDEATHFFRQSAYWGDVSAKQWGLDHGFHWL
- a CDS encoding 4Fe-4S cluster-binding domain-containing protein, which codes for MNSLKPYLQDPFLNRLYKEIRQAGAMKSISLDLTDECNIRCAGCYYFSEEMDKVKTPSDESQFDSFIEKELERGTNFVTIVGGEPSLRLDRLKKIYDNFKMNVSTNGIIPIPIDGFENMPIGVSIWGNHETDSQLRNKGKRDLFSIALDNYKNDSRAFWYYTVSAGNAHEIASVVDECVANGNRVLFNFYSDIDNLGGALDHRQGFDNVREEIDKVIQRYPNFIYLSSYLTNVISTGELYGQQWGYDVCTTVSTNLPEYADRMKNGNPYSPHFRAYNSDFKTTRRCCTGIDRSCESCLDVWQHFSWVMLNMKKHLRSKQEFTNWLTSMYLFYLINRLVDYENGVKHLPEIHKRVNEIKIATKAQGVEEKI